A genomic stretch from Oncorhynchus gorbuscha isolate QuinsamMale2020 ecotype Even-year linkage group LG20, OgorEven_v1.0, whole genome shotgun sequence includes:
- the c1qa gene encoding complement C1q subcomponent subunit A, whose amino-acid sequence MLIRNTGFPRMMSGFSLSAVCVAVLFSLGRCQNGCLVQDGTPGAQGTPGRDGRQGAKGEKGEPALQLDAGLPHGLKGRKGSRGIPGDMGPKGLSGDLGPEGPSGPPGPPGPAGRGGDQSHQHRAAFSVSRTDISYPPYKQTLTYNSAITSSNLISLNSGMFTCSIPGVYYFVFHSEAKVGMCLYLKSDALGERMLGFCDYNNRATTQVLSGGVVLDLSRGNKVWLEPFKDEQPENVKEDKKDKKIVFNGFLLFPTGK is encoded by the exons ATGCTGATCAGAAACACTG GGTTCCCGAGGATGATGTCAGGGTTTTCACTGTCTGCGGTGTGTGTGGCGGTGCTCTTTTCCTTGGGGCGATGCCAGAACGGATGCTTGGTCCAGGACGGAACACCAGGAGCGCAAGGAACTCCAGGCCGGGATGGGCGACAAGGAGCAAAGGGAGAAAAAGGAGAGCCAg CACTGCAGCTGGATGCGGGGTTGCCCCATGGACTGAAAGGGAGGAAGGGGAGCCGGGGGATCCCCGGGGACATGGGGCCTAAAGGCTTAAGTGGAGACCTGGGACCTGAGGGTCCCTCTGGGCCCCCTGGCCCCCCTGGCCCTGCAGGGAGGGGCGGGGACCAATCCCATCAACACCGCGCGGCCTTCTCCGTGTCCCGGACAGACATCTCCTACCCCCCCTACAAACAAACCCTGACCTATAACTCCGCCATCACCAGCAGCAACCTGATCAGTTTGAACTCTGGAATGTTCACCTGCAGCATACCTGGAGTCTACTACTTCGTCTTCCACTCAGAGGCcaag gtgggcATGTGTCTGTATCTGAAAAGTGACGCCCTGGGAGAGAGGATGCTAGGTTTCTGTGACTACAACAACAGAGCCACTACCCAG GTTCTGTCAGGAGGTGTGGTGTTGGACCTATCACGCGGCAACAAG GTGTGGCTGGAGCCGTTTAAAGACGAGCAGCCGGAGAatgtgaaggaagacaagaaGGACAAGAAGATCGTGTTCAACGGCTTCCTGCTCTTCCCCACCGGGAAGTGA